From the Polaribacter tangerinus genome, the window TAACAATTGCCTCACTACCAGAAATTCTTTCTGTAATTTTTGGTGTAGTTTGTTTACTTTTTATGGTTTCTGTTGCCATATGTTATTTATTTGATAAAGAAGAAAAAAGGGAATTATAGATCATTTCTAAAAACTGCTTATTTCCTTTCTACTGTTTTGGTGATTTTTTACTTGATATTTATTTTAAACTGAAAACATTACGCATCTGTAACACACCCTTTAGATGCTGATGCTACAATTTTCGAATATTTATATAAAATTCCTTTTTTGTGCTTTAAAGTTGGTGCAACCCAATTAGCGCGTCTTGCTGCCAATTCTTCATCAGAAATTAAAACATTTATAGAGTTATCTATGGCGCTAATTCTTATTTTATCTCCTGTTTGCAACAAAGCAATTGCGCCTCCAGATTGCGCCTCTGGTGTAATATGACCTACTACAAAACCGTGTGTTCCACCAGAAAAACGACCATCAGTAATTAATGCTACAGATTTACCAAGCCCTGCTCCCATAATTAAAGAAGTAGGCTTTAACATTTCTGGCATTCCTGGACCTCCTTTCGGCCCTACATATCTTATAACAACAACATCTCCTTTAGAAACCTCTCCATTAGAAATTCCGTTATTAGCAGCTTGTTCACCATCATAAACCACTGCTTTTCCTTCGAATAACAAGCCTTCATTTCCCGAAATTTTTGCTACAGCTCCTTCCGTTGCTAAGTTTCCGTAAATAATTTGAATATTTCCAGATGATTTTAGCGCTTTGCTTTTAGGGAAAATCACATCTTGTTTTTCAAACTCCATTGCTTCTACATCGGCTAAATTCTCTGCCAATGTTTTTCCGGTTACAGTAAGACAATCGCCATGTAAAAACCCATTTTCTAATAAATACTTCATGATGGCTGGCGTACCACCAACACTATGAACATCTTCCATTAAATATTTTCCAGAAGGTTTTAAATCTGCAATTAACGGAGTTCTGTCTGAAACTCTCTGAAAATCTTCTAAAGTAAAGTCGATGCCTGCTGCATGTGCTATTGCCAAAAAGTGTAAAACTGCATTGGTAGAACCACCCAAAGCATTAACCAAAGCAACAGCATTTTCTAACGATTTTTTAGAAATAATATCTAACGGTTTTAAATCTAACTCTAATAAATTTTTTAAAGCTCTTGCTGTTCTCTCAGATTCTGATAATTTATTAGGATTTTCAGCAGGAATTGAGGAGTTAAAAGGGAGTGCAAATCCCATACATTCAATTGCTGAAGCCATAGTATTTGCAGTATACATACCACCACAAGCACCTGCGCCAGGTATGGCTCTTTTTATAATTTCTTTATATTCTTGTTCATCTATTTCACCTGCAACTTTCTGCCCAAGGGCTTCAAAAGCAGATACAATATTTAATTTTCTCCCCTTATAATTTCCAGAAGCTATCGAGCCACCATACATCATAATAGAAGGTCTATTTAAACGTAACATAGCAATTACCGCACCTGGCATATTTTTATCGCAACCAACAATTGCTACTACACCATCATAACTTTGAGCATTTACAACAGTTTCAATAGAATCTGCAATAATATCTCTAGAAACCAACGAATAATTCATTCCAGAAGTTCCCATAGAAATACCATCGGAAACTCCAATAGTATTAAAACCCAAACCTACCATTCCTGCAATATTACATTCTACTTTAACCTCGTCTTTTAAACGATTTAAATGCATATTACAAGGATTTCCATCGTACCCAGTACTAGCAATTCCTATTTGGGCCTTGCTCATATCTTCATCTGTTAAACCAACAGCATACAACATTGCTTGTGAGGCTGGCTGAGACTCGTCTTGTGTTAATCTTTTACTATGCTTATTTAATTCCATTTACTTATTACTTCAATTTAATGACTAAATTATACTATTTCACTTTTTTTATTACATATTTCGCAATACAAATAGTTACACTCAGGTATTTAAAAAAACACATAAAACGCTTATTATCAATTTTTTAACACTTATTTATTATGATACTCAATCATTGAAATAAATTCAAAAAAAAACCTTCCAAAATATCTGGAAGGTCTGTTATTATGTATATAAATATCACTTCCTTATCATGTCGTAATAAATACGATGATAATAATAGAAATGATATTTACTATTTGTTTGTGCATTTGAGTTACAAATGTAAGAAAACTGAAATTAATAAAACACATAAAATGTAGATTTATTTAAATTATTGTGCTTTGCCCAGCATGAATATTCATAAAATTCATATTACTATCTTCTTGATTAATTATATAATCTGCAATAAAATCTCCAA encodes:
- the ilvD gene encoding dihydroxy-acid dehydratase, which translates into the protein MELNKHSKRLTQDESQPASQAMLYAVGLTDEDMSKAQIGIASTGYDGNPCNMHLNRLKDEVKVECNIAGMVGLGFNTIGVSDGISMGTSGMNYSLVSRDIIADSIETVVNAQSYDGVVAIVGCDKNMPGAVIAMLRLNRPSIMMYGGSIASGNYKGRKLNIVSAFEALGQKVAGEIDEQEYKEIIKRAIPGAGACGGMYTANTMASAIECMGFALPFNSSIPAENPNKLSESERTARALKNLLELDLKPLDIISKKSLENAVALVNALGGSTNAVLHFLAIAHAAGIDFTLEDFQRVSDRTPLIADLKPSGKYLMEDVHSVGGTPAIMKYLLENGFLHGDCLTVTGKTLAENLADVEAMEFEKQDVIFPKSKALKSSGNIQIIYGNLATEGAVAKISGNEGLLFEGKAVVYDGEQAANNGISNGEVSKGDVVVIRYVGPKGGPGMPEMLKPTSLIMGAGLGKSVALITDGRFSGGTHGFVVGHITPEAQSGGAIALLQTGDKIRISAIDNSINVLISDEELAARRANWVAPTLKHKKGILYKYSKIVASASKGCVTDA